CTCAATTGCGTTTTTCACGTTATCCGGAATCTCCGTCAAGTCTTTGACGTTTTCTTCCGGAATCAGCACCAACTTGATACCGCCGCGATGCGCCGCCAGCAGTTTTTCCTTCAAGCCGCCGATCGGCAGAACTTCGCCACGCAGCGTGATTTCGCCCGTCATCGCGACATCGGCGCGCACCGGAATTCCGGTCAGTACCGACACCAGCGCGGTCGTCATCGCGATACCGGCGGACGGACCGTCTTTCGGCGTCGCGCCTTCCGGCACGTGGATGTGAATGTCCTGCTTCTCGAACGCTTCGTCCTTGACACCGAGACGGCGCGAACGCGAACGAACCACCGAGCGTGCTGCCTCGACCGATTCTTTCATCACGTCGCCGAGCGAACCCGTGCGGATCACATTGCCCTTGCCCGGCATCACCGCGGCTTCGATGGTCAGCAGATCGCCGCCCACTTCCGTCCATGCGAGACCCGTGACCTGGCCAACCTGATTTTCCTTCGCGGCCAGACCGAAGTCGTACTTGCGCACGCCGAGGAACGTGTCGAGGTTGCTGCCGTCCACCTTCACCGCGCCTTCCGCCTTCTTCAGCAGAAGCATCTTCACGACCTTGCGGCAGATCTTCGAAATTTCACGCTCGAGCGAACGCACGCCCGCTTCACGCGTGTAGTAACGAATGATGTCGCGAATCGCGGTTTCCGTCACATCGACCTCGCCTTCCTTGAGGCCGTTGTTCTTCTTCTGCTTGGGCAAAAGATAACGCTGTGCGATGCTGACCTTCTCGTCCTCCGTGTAACCCGACAGACGGATCACTTCCATCCGGTCGAGCAAAGGCGGCGGAATGTTCAGTGAGTTCGACGTCGCCACGAACATCACGTCCGAGAGATCGAAGTCGACTTCGACGTAGTGATCGGCGAACGTATGGTTCTGTTCCGGATCGAGCACTTCGAGCAGAGCCGACGACGGATCGCCGCGGAAATCCTGGCCCATCTTGTCGACTTCGTCGAGCAGGAAGAGCGGATTGCGCACGCCGACCTTGGTCAGGCTTTGCAGAATCTTGCCGGGCATCGAACCGATGTACGTACGACGGTGACCGCGAATCTCGGCTTCGTCGCGCACGCCGCCGAGCGCCATGCGCACGAACTTGCGGTTCGTGGCGCGAGCGATCGACTGACCCAGCGACGTCTTACCGACGCCCGGAGGCCCAACGAGGCACAGGATCGGCGCCTTGACCTTGTCGACACGTTGCTGGACCGCGAGATACTCGAGAATGCGTTCCTTCACTTTCTCGAGACCGAAGTGGTCTTCGTCGAGCACGCGTTCCGCATTCGAGAGGTCGTTGTTGACCTTGCTCTTCTTGCGCCACGGCAAGCCGATCAGCGTGTCGATGTAGTTGCGCACGACCGTCGCTTCAGCCGACATCGGCGACATCAGCTTGAGCTTCTTCAGTTCGGCGTCGGCCTTCTTCTTGGCTTCCTTCGGCATGCGGGCAGCCGTGATGCGCTTCTCGAGTTCTTCGAGGTCCGCACCTTCTTCGCCTTCGCCGAGTTCCTTCTGGATCGCCTTGACCTGTTCGTTCAGGTAGTACTCGCGCTGGCTCTTTTCCATCTGGCGTTTCACACGCCCACGGATGCGCTTTTCAACCTGCAGGATATCGATCTCGGCCTCAAGCTGCGCGAGCAGATGCTCGAGTCGCTCGATGACCGGGAACATTTCGAGGATGTGCTGCTTCTGGTCGAGCTTGAGCGGCAGATGCGCCGCGATCGTGTCGGCCAGACGACCCGCTTCGTC
The nucleotide sequence above comes from Paraburkholderia sp. FT54. Encoded proteins:
- the lon gene encoding endopeptidase La, with product MSGTQLLPPERITLPLLPLRDVVVFPHMVIPLFVGRPKSIKALEAAMEGGKHIMLVAQKTAAKDEPTEKDMYEVGCVANILQMLKLPDGTVKVLVEGLQRAKTLSIEEQETQFSCEVMPLEPDHADSAETEALRRAIVSQFDQYVKLNKKIPPEILTSLSGIDEAGRLADTIAAHLPLKLDQKQHILEMFPVIERLEHLLAQLEAEIDILQVEKRIRGRVKRQMEKSQREYYLNEQVKAIQKELGEGEEGADLEELEKRITAARMPKEAKKKADAELKKLKLMSPMSAEATVVRNYIDTLIGLPWRKKSKVNNDLSNAERVLDEDHFGLEKVKERILEYLAVQQRVDKVKAPILCLVGPPGVGKTSLGQSIARATNRKFVRMALGGVRDEAEIRGHRRTYIGSMPGKILQSLTKVGVRNPLFLLDEVDKMGQDFRGDPSSALLEVLDPEQNHTFADHYVEVDFDLSDVMFVATSNSLNIPPPLLDRMEVIRLSGYTEDEKVSIAQRYLLPKQKKNNGLKEGEVDVTETAIRDIIRYYTREAGVRSLEREISKICRKVVKMLLLKKAEGAVKVDGSNLDTFLGVRKYDFGLAAKENQVGQVTGLAWTEVGGDLLTIEAAVMPGKGNVIRTGSLGDVMKESVEAARSVVRSRSRRLGVKDEAFEKQDIHIHVPEGATPKDGPSAGIAMTTALVSVLTGIPVRADVAMTGEITLRGEVLPIGGLKEKLLAAHRGGIKLVLIPEENVKDLTEIPDNVKNAIEIVPVRWIDKVLELALERVPAALPEEEPKPAAPVAAEPGKDAAATEVVKH